In one Pseudomonadota bacterium genomic region, the following are encoded:
- the pgsA gene encoding CDP-diacylglycerol--glycerol-3-phosphate 3-phosphatidyltransferase, with the protein MRLNLPNILTILRLLSAPGIIVAFLLLPRPYADWLAIVLFLGASLTDWVDGHLARAWKQETKLGAMLDPIADKAIVLTALLALAAVWQPVWLILLPAALIVFREVFVSGLREFLGDTAGTLKVTKLAKWKTTVQMVAITVLLAKGIFEHALIERSVGLDPALYQAIVSGVEEDVLGLRWRVWLHGLLETGGVALLWLAAALTLVTGYDYFRKATPHLRGAK; encoded by the coding sequence ATGCGCCTGAACCTGCCCAACATCCTGACGATCCTGCGCCTGCTCTCCGCGCCGGGGATTATTGTGGCCTTTCTCCTCCTGCCGCGCCCCTACGCGGATTGGCTGGCGATCGTGCTCTTTCTCGGGGCCTCGCTCACCGATTGGGTCGACGGCCATCTCGCGCGCGCCTGGAAGCAGGAGACAAAGCTCGGCGCGATGCTCGATCCCATTGCCGACAAAGCCATTGTTTTGACTGCGCTTTTGGCGCTCGCGGCCGTGTGGCAGCCGGTCTGGCTCATCCTCCTTCCCGCCGCGCTCATCGTCTTCCGCGAGGTCTTCGTGAGCGGCCTCAGGGAATTCCTGGGCGACACGGCCGGGACGCTGAAGGTCACGAAGCTCGCCAAGTGGAAGACCACCGTGCAGATGGTGGCGATCACGGTGCTTCTAGCCAAGGGCATCTTCGAGCACGCGCTCATCGAGCGCAGCGTGGGCCTCGACCCCGCGCTCTACCAGGCGATCGTGAGCGGCGTGGAAGAAGACGTACTCGGCCTGCGCTGGCGGGTCTGGCTGCACGGCCTTCTCGAGACCGGCGGCGTAGCGCTCCTCTGGCTGGCCGCCGCGCTCACACTCGTCACCGGCTATGACTATTTCCGCAAGGCCACACCGCATCTCAGGGGGGCGAAATGA